The following are from one region of the Rhizobium sullae genome:
- a CDS encoding sensor histidine kinase produces MSLRARLFPKASIGTYLVAMAVSIAVPIFAFVTLLLLQLEDNQRTTLRRETAQDALTLSRTIDRQLQDMATTLRLLSTSPELENNDFAAFHERTETALRGDTLYVLAVDRSGQQLLNTRRDFGTPLGKTANIPAMESALNSGRIEASDVFKGTTSGEWVYNVTMPLDAGQVAALIVTQNAKDLARLVTTEGLPSGWSAAVIDQGGHVVASSGMASIDPGTPFDTRILPSLIASRGVFEDEDILPDQLLGYAQIPGWSWKTVVWGPIATAQASILTTWRFLIVGGIALLLVAVLAAYAVARQVRTTIRDIADMASRMGEGHIVAPIDTSVIEANQVAVALSNASFDRSQTEDRLHFIMHELVHRTKNLLTLAQAMMRQLAKQAESVESFQAAVSDRLDGLVRSIELLTSEQWSGASLRRVIDIHLEAFPQAAEQLEISGEDFVVKPEAVQNLGLTLHELATNSVKYGALSIPQGRVSFSWANIQTEDQPEAMLRFIWEERNGPEVATPSRSGFGTTVIKTHAAAAFRGTVQVDYLPEGMTWTLTAPRSTLERE; encoded by the coding sequence ATGAGTCTGCGCGCGCGGCTGTTTCCGAAAGCCTCTATTGGCACCTATCTCGTCGCCATGGCGGTCTCGATCGCTGTGCCAATCTTTGCCTTTGTCACCCTCCTGCTTTTGCAGCTCGAGGACAATCAGCGGACGACGTTAAGACGCGAGACGGCGCAAGACGCGCTGACCCTCTCCCGCACGATCGACCGTCAATTGCAGGACATGGCGACGACCCTTCGCCTGCTCTCGACCTCGCCGGAGCTCGAGAACAACGATTTCGCTGCCTTCCATGAACGCACAGAAACGGCCCTGCGCGGCGACACGCTTTACGTCCTGGCCGTCGACCGAAGCGGCCAGCAACTTCTGAACACGCGCCGTGATTTCGGCACGCCGCTTGGCAAGACGGCCAACATCCCGGCGATGGAATCGGCCCTCAACTCCGGCCGCATCGAAGCATCCGATGTCTTCAAGGGAACGACGAGCGGCGAATGGGTCTACAACGTCACGATGCCCCTGGATGCAGGTCAGGTTGCGGCGCTGATCGTCACCCAGAACGCCAAGGATCTCGCCAGACTTGTCACGACCGAAGGGCTTCCATCGGGGTGGTCGGCTGCGGTCATCGATCAGGGTGGCCATGTGGTGGCTTCGAGCGGCATGGCGAGCATTGACCCCGGAACGCCGTTCGACACGCGCATCCTGCCGTCGCTTATCGCTTCGCGCGGCGTCTTCGAGGACGAGGATATTCTGCCGGATCAGCTCCTGGGCTATGCTCAAATTCCGGGCTGGTCCTGGAAAACGGTGGTTTGGGGGCCAATCGCCACGGCACAGGCATCGATCCTCACGACCTGGCGCTTCCTGATTGTCGGCGGCATCGCATTACTTCTGGTCGCGGTGCTCGCGGCCTATGCCGTGGCGCGGCAGGTGCGCACCACGATCCGCGACATCGCCGACATGGCAAGCCGCATGGGAGAGGGCCATATCGTGGCGCCGATCGATACTAGCGTCATCGAGGCAAACCAGGTCGCCGTAGCTCTGTCCAATGCCTCTTTCGACCGCAGCCAGACGGAAGACCGTCTGCATTTCATAATGCATGAGCTGGTGCATCGAACGAAGAACTTGCTCACGCTGGCCCAGGCAATGATGCGCCAGCTCGCCAAACAGGCCGAGAGTGTCGAGAGCTTCCAAGCCGCCGTTTCCGATCGCCTAGACGGCCTCGTCCGTTCGATCGAGCTTTTGACAAGCGAACAATGGTCCGGCGCATCGCTCCGCCGGGTCATCGACATTCATCTGGAGGCTTTCCCGCAGGCGGCAGAACAGCTTGAGATTTCCGGTGAGGACTTTGTCGTCAAGCCCGAGGCCGTCCAAAACCTCGGCTTGACGCTGCATGAACTGGCCACCAATTCAGTTAAATATGGGGCGCTTTCCATACCGCAGGGCCGCGTCTCCTTCTCCTGGGCGAATATTCAGACAGAGGATCAGCCCGAAGCGATGCTGCGTTTCATTTGGGAAGAACGGAACGGCCCTGAGGTCGCGACCCCATCCCGCTCCGGCTTCGGAACCACGGTCATCAAGACGCATGCCGCGGCCGCTTTTCGAGGAACGGTGCAGGTGGACTACCTGCCGGAAGGCATGACCTGGACGCTGACAGCTCCGCGCAGCACGCTCGAGCGCGAGTAA
- a CDS encoding DUF992 domain-containing protein: MIKHMMIAATAVAAAAFASPASAANYVSLGRLVCGSEGGQGLIVTSRKNLICTYTPAGGGPKAVYAGKIEKFGLDIGETGKSVMIWQVLARTGTNIPEFALAGEYYGIGADASLGAGAGAKVIAGGTNQAFMLQPLNVQAQEGLNLAIGVEKMTLAPAAT, from the coding sequence ATGATCAAGCACATGATGATCGCAGCGACGGCAGTGGCGGCAGCAGCCTTTGCAAGCCCGGCAAGCGCTGCAAACTATGTCAGCCTCGGCCGTCTGGTCTGCGGATCGGAAGGCGGTCAGGGACTGATCGTCACTTCACGGAAGAATCTGATCTGCACCTACACCCCTGCTGGCGGCGGCCCTAAGGCCGTCTATGCCGGGAAAATCGAAAAATTCGGCCTGGATATCGGTGAGACTGGCAAGAGCGTCATGATCTGGCAGGTTCTTGCCAGGACCGGCACCAACATTCCGGAATTTGCGCTTGCTGGCGAATATTACGGCATTGGTGCCGATGCCAGCCTCGGCGCAGGTGCCGGCGCCAAGGTGATCGCCGGTGGAACCAACCAGGCCTTCATGCTGCAGCCGCTGAATGTCCAGGCCCAGGAGGGCCTCAATCTCGCGATCGGCGTGGAGAAAATGACGCTGGCGCCCGCTGCTACCTGA
- a CDS encoding NAD(P)(+) transhydrogenase (Re/Si-specific) subunit beta, translating into MTNIAAFLYLVSGVLFILALRGLSHPATSRKGNLYGMIGMGIAILTTLVLATPSFTGFVLIVLGLAIGGGAGAYIARVIPMTSMPQLVAGFHSLVGLAAVLVAASALYTPASFGIGDIGSVRGEARIEMAIGAAIGALTFTGSIIAFLKLDGRMSGKPILLPFRHIINIALLALIVLFIVGLAATESHFDFWAVVALSLALGVLLIVPIGGADMPVVVSMLNSYSGWAAAGIGFTLGNLALIITGALVGSSGAILSYIMCKGMNRSFISVILGGFGGETSAGAADNSDKTVKLGSAEDAAYLMANASKVIIVPGYGMAVAQAQHALRELADNLKKAGVEVKYAIHPVAGRMPGHMNVLLAEANVPYDEVFELEDINSDFGQADVAYVIGANDVTNPAARDDKTSPIYGMPILDVDKAKTCLFVKRSLGSGYAGIDNTLFYKDGTMMLLGDAKKVTEEINKAIGH; encoded by the coding sequence ATGACCAATATCGCAGCTTTCCTCTATCTCGTCTCCGGCGTGCTTTTCATCCTGGCGCTCCGCGGCCTCTCCCACCCGGCCACCAGCCGCAAGGGCAATCTCTACGGCATGATCGGCATGGGGATCGCGATCCTCACGACGCTGGTGCTGGCAACGCCTTCTTTCACCGGCTTCGTGCTGATCGTGCTCGGACTGGCAATCGGCGGCGGGGCGGGCGCCTATATCGCCCGCGTCATTCCGATGACCTCGATGCCGCAGCTGGTGGCAGGCTTCCACTCATTGGTTGGTCTTGCCGCCGTGCTCGTTGCGGCCTCCGCGCTTTATACACCCGCCTCCTTCGGCATCGGCGATATCGGCTCGGTCCGTGGAGAGGCGCGTATCGAGATGGCGATCGGCGCTGCGATCGGTGCGCTCACCTTTACCGGCTCGATTATCGCCTTCCTGAAGCTCGACGGGCGGATGTCCGGCAAGCCTATCCTCCTGCCCTTCCGGCACATTATCAACATTGCGCTGCTGGCACTGATTGTGCTCTTCATCGTCGGGCTCGCTGCAACGGAAAGCCATTTCGACTTTTGGGCCGTGGTGGCGCTTTCGCTGGCGCTTGGCGTGCTGCTGATCGTGCCGATCGGGGGCGCGGACATGCCGGTGGTCGTCTCAATGCTGAACTCCTATTCCGGCTGGGCGGCCGCCGGGATCGGTTTCACGCTTGGCAATCTCGCCCTGATCATAACCGGTGCGCTGGTCGGCTCTTCGGGCGCGATCCTCTCCTATATCATGTGCAAGGGCATGAACCGTTCGTTCATATCCGTCATCCTCGGAGGCTTCGGCGGCGAGACTTCTGCAGGTGCTGCGGATAATTCCGACAAGACCGTCAAACTCGGCTCGGCGGAGGATGCAGCCTATCTGATGGCGAACGCTTCCAAGGTCATCATCGTGCCGGGCTACGGCATGGCGGTCGCACAAGCGCAACATGCGCTGCGTGAACTGGCCGACAACCTCAAGAAGGCAGGCGTCGAGGTCAAATACGCAATCCATCCGGTCGCAGGCCGCATGCCCGGCCACATGAACGTGCTGCTGGCCGAAGCAAATGTGCCCTATGACGAGGTCTTTGAGCTCGAGGACATCAACTCCGACTTCGGCCAGGCCGATGTCGCTTATGTCATCGGTGCCAACGACGTCACCAATCCAGCGGCGCGCGATGACAAGACCTCGCCGATCTACGGGATGCCGATCCTCGATGTCGACAAGGCCAAGACCTGCCTCTTCGTCAAGCGCTCGCTTGGCTCCGGCTATGCCGGCATAGACAATACGCTCTTCTACAAGGACGGCACGATGATGCTGCTTGGCGACGCCAAGAAGGTTACCGAAGAGATCAACAAGGCGATCGGCCACTGA
- a CDS encoding proton-translocating transhydrogenase family protein, with amino-acid sequence MASEAMDKALEQLDQAVNAVVTAAAQAPEAASAATGGAIDPFIFQFAIFVLAIFVGYYVVWSVTPALHTPLMAVTNAISSVIVVGALLAVGISASGLATGLGFVALVLVSVNIFGGFLVTQRMLAMYRKKDK; translated from the coding sequence ATGGCCAGTGAAGCAATGGACAAGGCGCTGGAGCAGCTCGACCAAGCGGTCAACGCAGTCGTGACTGCGGCCGCGCAGGCACCGGAAGCGGCAAGTGCGGCGACGGGCGGGGCGATCGATCCCTTCATCTTTCAGTTCGCGATATTCGTGCTGGCGATCTTCGTCGGCTATTACGTCGTCTGGTCCGTGACCCCTGCGCTGCATACGCCACTGATGGCCGTCACCAACGCCATCTCCTCGGTCATCGTTGTCGGCGCTCTGCTTGCGGTCGGCATTTCGGCAAGCGGGCTTGCGACCGGCCTCGGCTTCGTCGCGCTTGTTCTCGTCTCGGTCAATATCTTCGGCGGTTTCCTCGTCACGCAGCGCATGCTGGCGATGTACCGCAAGAAAGACAAGTGA
- a CDS encoding Re/Si-specific NAD(P)(+) transhydrogenase subunit alpha produces the protein MGNIVFIAKESTGSETRVAASAETVKKMKNIGFDVVVEAGAGAQSRIPDSEFEAAGARIGSASDAATADVVLKVRRPTEAEIAGYKSGAVVIAIMDPYGNDEVIAAMAKAGLSVFAMELMPRITRAQSMDVLSSQANLAGYQAIIEAAAAYDRALPMMMTAAGTVPAAKVFVMGAGVAGLQAIATARRLGAAVSATDVRPAAKEQVASLGAKFIAVEDGEFKAAETAGGYAKEMSQEYQAKQAALVAEHIAKQDIVITTALIPGRAAPKLVSRKMLASMKPGAVAVDLAVERGGNVEGVVADEVVEVEGVKVIGFANMPGRIATSASALYAKNLVTFLETMVNKETKSVILNLDDELIKATMLTYAGDVVHPAFGGTKKGDN, from the coding sequence TTGGGCAATATCGTTTTCATTGCAAAAGAATCGACCGGTTCCGAGACACGTGTTGCGGCGTCCGCAGAGACCGTGAAGAAGATGAAGAACATCGGCTTCGACGTTGTGGTCGAGGCAGGCGCGGGCGCTCAGTCGCGCATACCGGACAGCGAATTCGAGGCTGCAGGGGCGCGAATCGGCTCCGCAAGTGATGCGGCAACTGCGGACGTGGTGCTGAAGGTGCGCCGCCCGACAGAGGCGGAGATCGCAGGCTATAAGAGCGGTGCAGTCGTCATCGCGATCATGGATCCCTACGGAAACGACGAGGTGATTGCAGCGATGGCGAAAGCGGGCCTTTCTGTCTTCGCGATGGAACTGATGCCGCGTATCACTCGCGCGCAATCCATGGACGTTCTTTCATCTCAGGCAAATCTTGCGGGCTATCAGGCCATCATCGAAGCGGCGGCGGCTTATGATCGCGCCCTGCCAATGATGATGACAGCGGCAGGCACCGTTCCGGCCGCCAAGGTTTTTGTGATGGGGGCAGGCGTGGCAGGCCTCCAGGCGATTGCGACGGCGCGCCGCCTCGGCGCTGCGGTCTCGGCCACGGACGTTCGCCCCGCTGCCAAGGAGCAGGTCGCCTCGCTCGGCGCCAAGTTCATCGCTGTCGAGGACGGGGAGTTCAAGGCGGCGGAGACGGCGGGCGGCTACGCCAAGGAAATGTCCCAGGAATACCAGGCAAAACAGGCAGCCCTCGTTGCCGAGCATATCGCCAAGCAGGACATCGTCATCACCACGGCACTGATCCCTGGACGCGCTGCGCCGAAGCTCGTATCGCGCAAGATGCTGGCTTCGATGAAGCCCGGCGCCGTTGCCGTCGATCTGGCGGTCGAGCGTGGCGGCAATGTCGAAGGGGTGGTTGCAGACGAGGTCGTTGAGGTCGAAGGCGTGAAGGTGATCGGCTTTGCCAACATGCCGGGCCGGATCGCCACCAGCGCTTCGGCGCTCTATGCCAAGAACCTCGTCACCTTCCTCGAGACCATGGTCAACAAGGAAACGAAGAGCGTTATCTTGAACCTCGATGATGAACTCATCAAGGCAACCATGCTGACCTATGCGGGCGATGTCGTGCACCCGGCATTCGGCGGGACGAAGAAGGGGGACAACTGA
- a CDS encoding aa3-type cytochrome c oxidase subunit IV, whose product MAEENNGPVEVGAPMDYTEHEQTYNLFISAAKYGTMFLVALLLGMAAGFFTSSGFLGGLLVFLIIFVAGIVLLR is encoded by the coding sequence ATGGCCGAAGAAAACAATGGACCCGTCGAAGTCGGCGCGCCGATGGACTACACGGAACATGAACAAACCTATAATCTGTTCATCTCGGCTGCGAAATACGGCACGATGTTCCTCGTCGCTTTGCTGCTTGGCATGGCAGCTGGTTTTTTCACCAGCAGCGGCTTTCTCGGCGGTCTTCTGGTCTTTCTCATCATCTTCGTTGCCGGCATCGTCCTGCTACGCTGA
- a CDS encoding N-acyl amino acid synthase FeeM domain-containing protein, translating to MASIPLNTSDFSRKLLEILDHVEYRRIESTEDMEDVERLRWKAYKAHDVLALAPKGLLDDSDFDSHAYVFGLYYYGELVSTIRLHYATPEHRVTQSGGAFPEAIDALLDAGLTLIDPARFAADPELTADLPWIPYLTLRPSIVAAAYFRAARVLQFCRPPHAAFYKRVFYADTIVPGRLAKNYGIDMTLMATNVIEVGRKLLTRYPFFISSASEQRMMFSRDPDSTLPSLTIIPTARFVPEGQLGTDLPL from the coding sequence ATGGCGTCAATCCCTTTGAATACAAGTGACTTTTCAAGGAAGCTTCTCGAAATTCTGGATCACGTTGAATATCGCCGCATCGAAAGCACCGAGGACATGGAGGATGTCGAGCGGTTGCGCTGGAAGGCCTACAAGGCTCACGACGTGCTGGCGCTCGCCCCCAAGGGGCTGTTGGACGATAGCGATTTCGACAGCCATGCCTATGTCTTCGGCCTCTACTACTACGGCGAATTGGTCAGCACCATCCGACTCCACTATGCGACGCCGGAGCATCGCGTCACCCAATCCGGTGGCGCCTTTCCCGAGGCGATCGATGCGCTTCTGGACGCGGGGCTGACCCTGATCGATCCGGCGCGCTTTGCGGCCGATCCCGAACTGACCGCTGACCTGCCGTGGATTCCCTATCTGACGCTGAGGCCCAGCATCGTCGCGGCGGCGTATTTCCGTGCCGCCCGCGTTCTTCAGTTCTGCCGGCCTCCGCATGCCGCTTTCTACAAGCGTGTCTTCTATGCTGATACGATCGTGCCAGGCCGGCTCGCGAAGAATTACGGAATCGACATGACGCTGATGGCGACGAATGTCATCGAAGTCGGCCGCAAGCTTCTGACGCGCTATCCCTTCTTCATTTCCAGCGCCAGCGAACAGCGCATGATGTTCTCCCGCGACCCCGACAGCACGCTGCCATCGCTCACCATCATCCCCACCGCTCGCTTCGTGCCGGAGGGCCAACTCGGCACCGATCTGCCGCTTTGA
- a CDS encoding putative bifunctional diguanylate cyclase/phosphodiesterase, producing the protein MKPHNPNRVPTDVYLSFVSSLSGNRMTLLAGVIVHVATFLAVAAKTQSLVYVLLSAAALLVFCIRMVIFRRFDRVDKAKLSRVGIERWERILVAAAACTTAILGIGSGYAIFVVRDSFAELACISVTMATMVSVVGRNYGSRLAVDLQTFSCCLPMIVCSLMALDFYRGILSIFLIPFWLTTRAMANGVREFLYENVIAHRQISLIADRFDTALNNMPHGLVMVDPSNRIQVINRKACELLKIGDPDRLKDRDLGAVLRYGARYSFMDASQPELILRQLTQVAEEGLSRTLIHFPESLSLEFSAKRRADGGAVLIFEDVSSRVKAEQKILHMVRFDALTGLPNREYFGHLVQEYLDRHPKRRGPLGFMVLDIDEFKHVNDMRGHITGDHLLCAIAARVKVEAGNAIVGRLMGDQFVIFFPHTKSSEALDAEIRRVHTAIQGNYDVDEVTFLVSLSAGYAVLESNAFAMEEWSIKADLALFESKSRLRGGITGFEHEMDGRYIEQQKLKADLREAVAADALSVAFQPMFKADGTRIECAEALARWVHPEKGAIPPDVFIGLAEEMGIISDITRFILFKACIECVTWPDHIAISVNLSARDLRDNDILAVVSEALSTSGLKASRLHLEITESCLIDEPAAVRAILAELRSHGITIAIDDFGTGFSSLSYLDTLPLDIVKIDRSFVRNIAEDTRRLKLLRGTVNLARELGLKIVIEGVETLEQLALLNKHRSADLVQGYVFSAPVPSKEIGILSQALSRRAAQRRRSKVA; encoded by the coding sequence ATGAAGCCACATAACCCGAACAGGGTCCCTACGGACGTGTATCTGTCGTTTGTGAGTTCTCTTTCCGGGAACCGCATGACGCTCCTTGCCGGCGTTATTGTGCATGTCGCGACCTTCCTGGCGGTTGCAGCCAAGACGCAATCCCTCGTCTACGTGCTGCTGTCGGCTGCAGCTCTCCTGGTCTTCTGCATCCGCATGGTCATCTTCCGGCGGTTCGATCGTGTGGACAAGGCGAAACTGTCGCGCGTCGGCATCGAGCGCTGGGAGCGGATACTCGTTGCCGCTGCAGCCTGCACCACCGCCATCCTCGGCATCGGCAGCGGCTACGCCATCTTCGTCGTCCGCGATTCCTTCGCTGAGCTCGCCTGCATCTCCGTCACCATGGCGACCATGGTTTCTGTCGTCGGCCGCAATTATGGCTCGCGGCTGGCGGTTGACCTGCAGACTTTCTCCTGCTGCCTGCCGATGATCGTCTGCAGCCTGATGGCGTTGGATTTCTATCGCGGCATCCTCTCGATCTTCCTCATTCCCTTCTGGCTGACGACGCGGGCGATGGCCAATGGCGTGCGCGAGTTCCTTTATGAGAATGTCATAGCCCACCGGCAGATATCGCTGATCGCCGATCGTTTTGATACCGCGCTCAACAATATGCCGCACGGCCTAGTGATGGTCGATCCATCGAACCGTATCCAGGTGATTAACCGCAAGGCCTGCGAGCTTCTCAAGATCGGCGATCCGGACCGATTGAAGGATCGCGATCTTGGTGCCGTCCTGCGCTACGGCGCGCGCTATAGCTTCATGGACGCCTCGCAACCGGAGCTGATCCTGCGGCAGCTGACCCAGGTTGCCGAGGAAGGCCTGTCGCGCACTCTGATCCATTTCCCCGAGAGTCTGTCGCTGGAATTTTCTGCGAAACGCCGCGCGGACGGCGGCGCCGTTTTGATCTTCGAGGACGTGTCGAGCCGCGTGAAGGCGGAGCAGAAGATCCTGCATATGGTCCGCTTCGATGCCCTGACCGGCCTGCCGAACCGCGAATATTTCGGTCATCTCGTCCAGGAATACCTCGACCGTCACCCGAAACGGCGCGGGCCGCTGGGTTTCATGGTTCTCGACATCGACGAGTTCAAGCACGTTAACGATATGCGCGGCCATATCACGGGTGACCATCTGCTCTGTGCGATCGCGGCGCGGGTCAAGGTTGAAGCAGGCAATGCCATCGTCGGCCGTCTCATGGGCGACCAGTTCGTCATCTTCTTCCCGCATACCAAGAGCAGCGAAGCGCTCGATGCCGAAATCCGCAGGGTGCATACCGCTATCCAGGGCAATTACGACGTGGACGAGGTGACCTTCCTCGTGTCGCTCAGCGCCGGCTATGCGGTCCTCGAAAGCAATGCATTTGCAATGGAAGAATGGAGCATCAAAGCGGACCTCGCGCTCTTTGAAAGCAAATCGCGGTTGCGTGGCGGCATCACCGGCTTCGAACACGAAATGGATGGCCGCTATATCGAGCAGCAGAAGCTGAAGGCGGATTTGCGCGAGGCGGTGGCTGCGGACGCGTTGAGCGTCGCCTTTCAACCGATGTTCAAAGCCGATGGAACGCGCATCGAATGCGCCGAGGCGCTGGCGCGCTGGGTCCACCCGGAAAAGGGCGCTATTCCGCCGGATGTCTTCATCGGTCTTGCCGAGGAGATGGGCATCATATCGGACATCACGCGGTTCATACTTTTCAAGGCCTGCATCGAATGCGTGACTTGGCCCGATCACATCGCGATATCGGTCAATCTTTCGGCACGCGACCTGCGTGACAACGATATCCTTGCCGTCGTTTCGGAGGCGCTTTCGACATCCGGCCTCAAGGCGTCGCGGCTGCATCTCGAAATTACGGAAAGCTGTCTCATCGATGAGCCTGCGGCGGTGCGCGCCATTCTCGCGGAACTGCGCTCCCACGGCATCACCATAGCGATCGACGACTTCGGCACGGGCTTCTCCAGCCTTAGCTATCTCGATACATTGCCGCTTGATATTGTGAAGATCGACCGCTCCTTCGTTCGCAATATCGCGGAAGATACGCGCCGACTGAAGCTATTGCGCGGCACGGTCAACCTTGCTCGCGAACTCGGGCTCAAGATTGTCATCGAAGGTGTGGAAACTCTCGAGCAACTGGCGTTGCTCAACAAGCATCGCAGCGCGGATCTCGTGCAGGGCTATGTCTTCTCTGCGCCAGTACCCTCAAAAGAGATCGGCATCCTTTCGCAAGCACTGAGCCGCCGCGCCGCCCAGCGCCGCCGCAGCAAGGTCGCTTGA
- a CDS encoding TRAP transporter small permease subunit: protein MPAFLSVSRLIDSVSQFIGKTADYMVLFCCLISAGNATVRYLFNYSSNGWLEIQWYLFAYIVVLGAAHTLRNNEHVRVDLIYGSVSDKARIWIDIIGLIVFLIPACFFLAYLCWPYFVIAFQQGEISANAGGLIRWPVKLILFAGFALLVLQGISELIKRVAALSGYIQLETKYEKPLQ from the coding sequence ATGCCGGCGTTCCTAAGCGTCAGCCGGCTGATCGATAGCGTCAGCCAGTTTATCGGAAAAACCGCGGATTACATGGTGCTTTTCTGCTGCCTCATCAGCGCGGGCAACGCAACCGTCCGCTATCTCTTCAATTACAGCTCGAACGGGTGGCTGGAGATTCAATGGTATCTCTTTGCTTACATCGTCGTGCTCGGAGCAGCTCATACGCTGCGCAACAACGAGCACGTGCGGGTGGATCTGATCTACGGATCGGTTTCCGACAAAGCCAGAATCTGGATCGATATCATCGGCCTGATCGTCTTCCTGATTCCGGCCTGCTTCTTCCTGGCTTACCTGTGCTGGCCCTATTTCGTGATCGCCTTCCAGCAAGGTGAGATATCCGCCAATGCCGGAGGGCTCATTCGCTGGCCGGTCAAGCTTATTCTTTTCGCAGGTTTCGCACTCCTGGTGCTGCAGGGTATTTCGGAACTCATCAAGAGGGTCGCCGCGTTGAGTGGCTACATCCAGCTCGAAACGAAATACGAAAAGCCCCTGCAATAA
- a CDS encoding TRAP transporter large permease, producing the protein MFDFGIIPPAMFLGMVIFMLYGFPVAFSLAAVGLFFGIIGIATGHFSEAFLQALPLRVFGIVSNDLLLAIPFFTFMGAILERCGLAEDLLEGTGKLFGAVPGGLAYAVILVGAVLGAITGTVAASVITMGVISLPIMLRYGYNPRLATGVIAASGTITQVIPPSLVLVVLADQLGRSVGDMYLGAIGPSVLQVAIFLGFILFLSIFRPGLMPPLPKEVRGEFNWGLLMKVLAGMVPSVVLIFLVLGTIFMGLATPTEAGALGGVGAMVLAALHRRLTWPLVREAMTSTMHITSMVVMILIGSTCFSLVFQGMDGSRWIEHMLSGIPGGQVGFLIFVNVFIFVLAFFLDFFEIAFIVIPMLAPVASALGIDLIWFGVLICVNMQTSFMHPPFGFALFYLRSIASRDVKSRDIYMGAIPWVVMQLILVAVVIFWPQSVTYWLNKGPAVDLNTIKIEIPGFGGNQLSLPPAPGGGGSPQIPGLTLPPLNGLPGQQPAPATPAPANPAQPAPPPDLSQPPKIN; encoded by the coding sequence TTGTTTGACTTCGGTATCATTCCGCCGGCGATGTTTCTTGGCATGGTCATCTTCATGCTCTACGGGTTTCCGGTCGCCTTTTCGCTCGCGGCCGTCGGCCTTTTCTTCGGCATCATCGGCATAGCAACCGGCCATTTCAGCGAGGCCTTTTTGCAGGCCCTGCCCCTTCGCGTCTTCGGCATCGTTTCCAACGACCTGCTGCTTGCCATTCCCTTCTTCACCTTCATGGGCGCCATTCTGGAAAGGTGCGGCCTGGCGGAGGATCTCCTCGAAGGAACGGGTAAGCTTTTCGGCGCCGTTCCAGGCGGTCTGGCCTATGCCGTCATCCTCGTCGGCGCTGTTCTCGGCGCCATCACCGGCACGGTTGCGGCATCGGTCATCACCATGGGTGTGATCTCGCTGCCGATCATGCTGCGCTACGGCTATAATCCGCGGCTCGCGACCGGCGTCATTGCAGCATCGGGCACGATCACGCAGGTCATCCCGCCCTCGCTCGTGCTCGTCGTTCTTGCCGACCAGCTCGGCAGATCGGTCGGCGACATGTATCTCGGCGCCATCGGCCCTTCGGTCCTGCAGGTCGCGATCTTCCTGGGTTTCATCCTGTTCCTGTCCATCTTCCGACCAGGCTTGATGCCGCCGCTGCCGAAGGAGGTGCGCGGCGAGTTCAACTGGGGACTGCTAATGAAGGTGCTGGCCGGCATGGTGCCTTCCGTCGTCCTCATCTTCCTCGTGCTTGGCACGATCTTCATGGGCCTTGCAACGCCAACGGAGGCCGGCGCCCTCGGCGGCGTGGGCGCCATGGTACTCGCAGCGCTCCATCGCCGCCTCACCTGGCCGCTAGTCCGCGAAGCCATGACATCGACAATGCATATCACCTCGATGGTGGTGATGATCCTGATCGGCTCAACCTGCTTCAGCCTCGTCTTTCAGGGCATGGATGGTTCGCGCTGGATCGAGCACATGCTGTCCGGCATCCCCGGCGGCCAGGTCGGCTTCCTGATCTTCGTCAACGTCTTCATCTTCGTCCTCGCCTTCTTCCTCGATTTCTTCGAAATCGCCTTCATCGTCATCCCAATGCTGGCACCCGTTGCTTCGGCGCTCGGTATCGACCTGATCTGGTTTGGCGTGCTCATCTGCGTAAACATGCAGACCAGCTTCATGCATCCGCCCTTCGGCTTCGCGCTCTTCTATCTGCGCTCCATCGCAAGCCGCGACGTGAAGTCGCGGGATATCTACATGGGCGCAATCCCCTGGGTCGTCATGCAGCTCATCCTTGTTGCAGTCGTGATCTTCTGGCCGCAATCCGTGACCTACTGGCTGAACAAGGGTCCGGCCGTCGACCTCAATACGATCAAGATCGAAATACCCGGCTTCGGCGGCAACCAGCTCTCGTTGCCGCCGGCACCTGGCGGCGGCGGTTCACCACAGATTCCGGGTCTCACCTTGCCGCCACTGAACGGCTTGCCCGGTCAGCAACCGGCTCCTGCGACGCCCGCGCCGGCCAATCCGGCACAGCCGGCACCGCCACCCGATCTCAGCCAGCCGCCGAAGATCAATTGA